The Tachyglossus aculeatus isolate mTacAcu1 chromosome 22, mTacAcu1.pri, whole genome shotgun sequence genome window below encodes:
- the CSRP3 gene encoding cysteine and glycine-rich protein 3, translated as MPNWGGGAKCGACEKTVYHAEEIQCNGRSFHKTCFHCMACRKALDSTTVAAHESEIYCKICYGRRYGPKGIGYGQGAGCLSTDTGEHLGLQFQQSPKAARSTTSNPSKFTPKFGEVEKCPRCGKSVYAAERIMGGGKPWHKTCFRCAICGKSLESTNVTDKDGELYCKVCYAKNFGPTGIGFGGLTHQVEKKE; from the exons ATGCCAAACTGGGgtggaggagcaaaatgtgggGCTTGTGAAAAAACAGTCTACCACGCGGAGGAAATCCAGTGCAATGGAAGGAGTTTCCACAAGACCTGCTTCCACTGCA TGGCCTGCAGAAAGGCTCTGGATAGCACCACAGTAGCAGCTCATGAATCTGAGATCTACTGCAAAATCTGTTACGGGAGGAGATATGGTCCTAAAGGAATTGGTTATGGACAAGGGGCAGGGTGCCTCAGTACTGATACTGGAGAACATCTTGGCCTGCAATTTCAACA GTCCCCAAAGGCTGCTCGCTCAACTACCAGCAACCCTTCCAAATTCACTCCGAAGTTCGGAGAGGTGGAAAAGTGCCCTCGGTGTGGCAAATCAGTATATGCTGCTGAGAGAATCATGGGAGGaggcaaa CCTTGGCACAAAACCTGTTTCCGCTGTGCCATTTGTGGAAAGAGTTTAGAATCTACAAATGTTACGGACAAAGATGGAGAATTGTACTGTAAAG TTTGCTATGCAAAAAATTTTGGCCCCACAGGAATTGGCTTTGGTGGGCTTACTCATCAGGTGGAAAAGAAAGAGTGA